Below is a window of Paraburkholderia azotifigens DNA.
GGTCGAGCGCGACGAGCTGCTGGTCGTCGGGTACGTGATCGAACGGATCGAAGGCGTCGAGCGGCGTGCCGTCGACCAGTTGCGTAATGGCCTGGACGCCGAGTTCGTCGCCGAAACGGTCCGCGCTATCCGGCGACGACGACAGCGACTGCGCGAGCGCATGCACGCTGATGTCGAAGATCGGCTCGTAACTGCTGCCGATTTCGACGTCGCCGTAGGTCGCGATGGCCTCGCCGCTGCGCGGGCCGGTGCCCATTCGCAGGTGCTCGCCGAGAAACGGATGAGTGGAGGCGCGGTCGACGAGTTCGGTGATGGTCAGCGGAATCATGAATACGTGGGGAGCGGACAGGGATTGCGGCGCAGGCCGCATGATCCGATGGTAGCAGCGGCCGCTGCTCTTTCATGCACCAAATACTGATATGGATTTCGTCGTCCGTGTGGCGATCGCAGACCAACTACGGGTTAACGTTAATTTCACTAATCATAATCTGTTTTACTATTCGTAAAACGTCGGCGGCGAGGCGAGAGCGCGCGGCCACTGCATCAACGGAGATCACTGCATGGAATCGAGCACACGACACGAAATCCAGCCGGGCTACCAATCCGGCTTCGCCAACGAATTCGCCACCGAGGCATTGCCCGGCGCGCTGCCGCAAGGCCGCAACTCGCCGCAGCGCGCACCGTACGGCCTGTACGCGGAGCAGCTCTCGGGCACCGCGTTCACGGCGCCGCGCGGCCACAACCGGCGCTCGTGGCTGTACCGGATCCGCCCGGCGGCCGTGCATCAGCCATTCACGGCGCTGCCGTCGCATCGTCTGGTCGCGAATTTCGCCGAGGTGCCGCCGACGCCGCCCAACCAGCTGCGCTGGGACCCGCTGCCGATGCCCGTCGAGCCGACCGATTTCATCGACGGCTGGGTGACGATGGCGGGCAATGGTTCGGCGGAATCGATGAACGGTTGCGCGATCCACGTGTACGCGGCCAATCAGTCGATGCAGGACCGCTTCTTCTACAACGCCGACGGCGAGCTGCTGATCGTGCCGCAGGCGGGGCGCCTGTCGATCTTCACGGAACTGGGCAAGCTCGAAGTCGAGCCGTTCGAAATCGCGGTGATTCCGCGCGGCGTGCGCTTTTCGGCGGCGCTGCCGGACGGCAAGGCGAGCGGCTATATCTGCGAGAACTTCGGCGCGCAGTTGCGTCTGCCGGATCTCGGCCCGATCGGCTCAAACGGACTGGCGAATCCGCGCGACTTCCTCACGCCGCACGCCGCCTACGAAGACCGCGAAGGCGACTTCGAACTGGTCACGAAGATGAACGGCCATCTGTGGCGCGCGGACATCGGCCATTCGCCGCTCGACGTGGTCGCGTGGCACGGCAACTACGCGCCGTACAAATACGATCTGCGCCACTTCAACACGATCGGTTCGATCAGCTACGACCATCCCGATCCGTCGATCTTCCTCGTGCTGCAATCGCAGAGCGACACGCCGGGTGTCGATACGATCGACTTCGTGATCTTCCCGCCGCGCTGGCTCGCCGCCGAAGATACGTTCCGCCCGCCATGGTTTCACCGCAATGTCGCGAGCGAGTTCATGGGCCTCGTGCACGGCGCGTATGACGCGAAGGCGGAAGGCTTCGTCCCCGGCGGCGCGAGCCTGCACAACTGCATGTCGGGCCACGGGCCGGACGCCGGCACGTTCGAGAAAGCATCGAACATCGACACCAGCAAGCCGAACAAGGTCGACAACACGATGGCTTTCATGTTCGAGACGCGCACGCTGATCAAGCCGACCCGTTTCGCACTCGAAACGGCGCAGCTTCAGGCGCATTACTTCGAGTGCTGGCAAGGCCTCAAGAAATACTTCAACCCGGAGCAACGATGAACGCATTGAGCGATCTTCAGGCGACGCTCGACGCGTCGCGCAAGAGTTGGGTCGAATCGGCGAACGATCCGTCCTGTGATTTTTCGATCCAGAACCTGCCGTTCGGCATTTTCAGCGACGGTCTGAATGCTACGCACCGCGCGGGCGTCGCGATCGGCGACTGCATCGTCGATCTGGCCGCGCTCGAAAGCGCGGGTCTGCTGACGGTGCCGTCGTCGAGCAAGGGAGACAGCGTCTTCGTGCGCGACTCGCTGAACGACTTCATCGCGCTGGGCCGCGATACGTGGCGCAGCGTGCGCATCCAGCTGAGCAAGCTGCTCTCGCGCGATAACGCGACGTTGCGCGACGACGGCGAACTGCGTAGCCGCGCGCTGATCCGCCAGGCCGATGCGACGCTGCACCTGCCCGTGCAGATTCCGGGCTACACGGACTTCTATTCGTCGAAAGAGCATGCGACCAACGTCGGTTCGATGTTCCGCGACCCGAAGAACGCGCTGCTGCCGAACTGGTCGGAGATCCCCATCGGGTACAACGG
It encodes the following:
- the hmgA gene encoding homogentisate 1,2-dioxygenase, translating into MESSTRHEIQPGYQSGFANEFATEALPGALPQGRNSPQRAPYGLYAEQLSGTAFTAPRGHNRRSWLYRIRPAAVHQPFTALPSHRLVANFAEVPPTPPNQLRWDPLPMPVEPTDFIDGWVTMAGNGSAESMNGCAIHVYAANQSMQDRFFYNADGELLIVPQAGRLSIFTELGKLEVEPFEIAVIPRGVRFSAALPDGKASGYICENFGAQLRLPDLGPIGSNGLANPRDFLTPHAAYEDREGDFELVTKMNGHLWRADIGHSPLDVVAWHGNYAPYKYDLRHFNTIGSISYDHPDPSIFLVLQSQSDTPGVDTIDFVIFPPRWLAAEDTFRPPWFHRNVASEFMGLVHGAYDAKAEGFVPGGASLHNCMSGHGPDAGTFEKASNIDTSKPNKVDNTMAFMFETRTLIKPTRFALETAQLQAHYFECWQGLKKYFNPEQR